One Blastopirellula marina genomic region harbors:
- the acs gene encoding acetate--CoA ligase: MSDGKTGQIDNVMHESRLFPPSEEFASKARVKSVEEYQQKWDEAQADLPAFWDKFAKEELHWFEPYNEVLEWNCPNAKWFVGGKTNVSYNCLDRHLGTPTADKKAIIWEGEPGDQRSLTYKELHAEVCKCANGLKSLGVGEGDRVSLYMPMVPELAIAMLACARIGAIHSVIFAGFSAESIADRNNDAQAKVIITADEGWRRGKELPLKSIVDEALEKSETIEKCVVLKRVGNDVPMKSDRDVWWHELMDAASDDCPATPLDSETPLFILYTSGSTGKPKGILHTTAGYNLYAKKTFEWVFDHRDDDIYWCTADCGWITGHSYVVYGPFSAGATCVMYEGAPNHPDEGRFWEIVEKYKVTILYTAPTAIRAFIKWGDQWVDKHDLSSLRLLGTVGEGINPEAWMWYHKKIGSEKCPIVDTWWQTETGGIMMSPLPGAIATKPGSCTRPLFGIVPGIYDESLNEVGTNQGGMLTITQPWPGMLRGVWGDEERFKETYWSKVPGKYLAGDNARCDEDGYYWIMGRIDDVINVAGHRLSTIEVESALVSHPLVAEAAVVGRPHEVKGEAIAAFVTLKGTDDTDEARDILKKHVRKEIGALAVPDDIRFTATLPKTRSGKIMRRLLRDIASGKEVVGDTTTLEDYSILAKLREEE; this comes from the coding sequence ATGTCGGATGGTAAAACCGGGCAAATTGACAACGTGATGCATGAATCGCGGCTCTTTCCCCCAAGTGAAGAGTTCGCGTCGAAGGCCCGGGTAAAGTCGGTCGAAGAGTACCAGCAGAAGTGGGACGAAGCCCAAGCGGACTTGCCTGCGTTCTGGGACAAGTTCGCCAAGGAAGAGCTCCACTGGTTCGAGCCCTACAACGAGGTTCTCGAGTGGAATTGTCCCAATGCCAAGTGGTTTGTCGGTGGTAAGACCAACGTCAGCTACAACTGCCTGGACCGTCACCTGGGTACGCCTACCGCTGACAAGAAGGCCATCATCTGGGAAGGGGAGCCGGGTGACCAGCGTTCGCTAACCTACAAAGAGCTGCACGCCGAGGTTTGTAAATGTGCCAACGGCCTGAAGAGCTTGGGCGTTGGGGAAGGGGATCGCGTTTCGCTGTACATGCCGATGGTTCCCGAACTCGCCATTGCGATGCTAGCCTGTGCCCGAATCGGTGCGATTCACTCGGTGATCTTCGCTGGCTTCTCGGCCGAATCGATCGCAGATCGTAACAACGACGCCCAGGCCAAGGTTATCATCACGGCCGACGAAGGCTGGCGACGTGGTAAGGAGTTGCCACTCAAATCAATTGTCGATGAAGCCCTCGAGAAATCGGAAACGATCGAGAAGTGCGTTGTCCTGAAACGTGTCGGTAATGACGTTCCCATGAAGTCGGATCGAGACGTTTGGTGGCACGAGCTGATGGATGCCGCCTCGGACGACTGCCCGGCAACTCCTTTGGATAGCGAAACACCGCTATTCATCCTCTACACCAGTGGTTCGACAGGAAAGCCCAAGGGCATTCTGCACACAACGGCCGGGTATAACCTGTATGCCAAGAAGACTTTTGAGTGGGTCTTCGATCACCGAGATGATGACATTTACTGGTGCACCGCCGACTGCGGTTGGATCACTGGTCACAGCTACGTGGTGTATGGACCGTTTTCCGCAGGTGCCACGTGCGTGATGTACGAAGGTGCCCCGAACCATCCCGACGAAGGCCGGTTCTGGGAGATTGTCGAGAAGTACAAAGTAACCATTCTTTATACCGCTCCAACCGCGATTCGCGCCTTCATCAAATGGGGCGATCAGTGGGTCGATAAGCATGATCTTTCCAGCTTGCGGCTATTAGGTACCGTGGGGGAAGGGATCAACCCCGAGGCCTGGATGTGGTACCACAAGAAGATCGGTTCCGAGAAGTGTCCGATCGTCGATACGTGGTGGCAGACTGAAACAGGCGGCATCATGATGTCGCCACTTCCTGGCGCTATTGCGACCAAGCCTGGCAGCTGTACCCGGCCGCTATTTGGGATCGTCCCTGGTATCTACGACGAGTCCCTCAACGAAGTCGGTACCAACCAAGGGGGCATGCTCACAATCACCCAGCCTTGGCCAGGGATGCTGCGCGGTGTTTGGGGTGACGAAGAGCGTTTCAAGGAAACGTACTGGTCCAAAGTGCCGGGTAAGTATCTGGCAGGCGACAATGCACGTTGTGATGAAGATGGTTACTACTGGATCATGGGCAGAATCGATGACGTCATCAACGTCGCCGGTCACCGCTTGAGTACCATTGAAGTGGAAAGTGCCTTGGTTTCGCACCCCTTGGTTGCTGAAGCCGCCGTAGTGGGGCGCCCACATGAAGTGAAGGGGGAAGCGATTGCTGCCTTCGTGACTCTCAAGGGAACCGACGACACGGATGAAGCTCGTGATATACTCAAGAAGCACGTGCGAAAGGAAATCGGTGCCTTGGCCGTTCCTGACGACATTCGCTTTACCGCGACCTTGCCAAAAACTCGAAGTGGTAAGATCATGCGTCGCTTGCTCCGCGACATCGCTTCAGGCAAAGAAGTGGTGGGGGATACAACGACGCTCGAGGATTACTCGATTTTGGCTAAGCTTCGCGAAGAAGAATAA
- a CDS encoding DUF6807 family protein, giving the protein MFSVRTLLTSCALVLLCLTSVSVAETFHVKVAAQGDAKRAVPLKVDVAVPKSFADVTLVELTIDGGESLYGQLTKPGLGNPAADPLARELHMVLPKTMVGPEREFAVSIPKNNEGVTEFHFQDEAGKYKDLLFGDRPVLRYMYEAVDSSSEDRRHETMKVYHHLFDPEGKNLLTKGPGGLFQHHRGIFYGFNRISYDQDGKTKSADVWHCNKKESQTHEAFVREEVGPVMARQLLEINWNGQDGKTFATELREMTVYHVDGAQVIDFTSELTSMVDNLKVDGDPQHAGFQYRATQHVPDKTAKQTYYVRPDGKGEPGKFRNWPGNKDHINLEFNALSFVAFDQRYTCCYLDSPANPKPARFSERDYGRFGSYFATEIPGDKPLELNYRIWLQPGEMDVAEIKQLRDDFVDPPKVTVEAG; this is encoded by the coding sequence ATGTTCTCCGTACGTACCCTTCTCACTTCCTGTGCTCTCGTTTTGCTTTGCCTAACCAGCGTGAGCGTAGCCGAGACCTTTCACGTTAAGGTCGCCGCACAAGGCGATGCCAAGCGGGCAGTTCCACTGAAGGTTGATGTCGCAGTTCCAAAGAGCTTCGCCGACGTCACTCTTGTCGAACTGACGATCGATGGCGGAGAATCTCTGTATGGACAGCTAACCAAGCCGGGGCTGGGCAACCCAGCTGCGGATCCGTTGGCCCGTGAACTGCATATGGTGTTACCGAAGACGATGGTCGGACCGGAACGCGAATTTGCCGTTTCCATTCCAAAGAACAACGAGGGAGTGACCGAGTTTCACTTCCAAGACGAAGCTGGCAAGTACAAAGACTTGTTGTTCGGTGATCGTCCCGTCCTACGCTACATGTACGAAGCGGTCGATTCCAGCTCAGAAGACCGTCGCCATGAAACGATGAAGGTCTATCATCATCTGTTTGATCCAGAGGGAAAGAACCTTCTGACAAAGGGGCCAGGCGGGCTGTTTCAGCATCACCGTGGCATTTTCTACGGCTTCAATCGCATTAGCTACGATCAAGACGGCAAGACTAAGTCGGCCGATGTGTGGCATTGCAACAAGAAGGAAAGCCAGACACATGAAGCATTCGTACGGGAAGAAGTTGGCCCGGTGATGGCTCGTCAACTTCTCGAGATCAATTGGAACGGTCAGGACGGCAAAACCTTCGCCACAGAACTTCGGGAAATGACTGTCTATCACGTTGACGGAGCCCAGGTAATCGATTTCACTTCCGAGCTGACCTCCATGGTCGACAACCTGAAAGTCGATGGCGACCCACAGCACGCCGGTTTCCAGTATCGAGCGACCCAGCACGTGCCAGATAAGACTGCCAAGCAAACGTACTACGTTCGCCCCGACGGTAAGGGAGAGCCTGGCAAGTTCCGCAATTGGCCAGGCAATAAAGATCACATTAATCTGGAATTCAACGCACTTAGCTTTGTCGCGTTTGACCAACGTTATACCTGTTGCTATCTAGATTCCCCCGCGAACCCGAAACCGGCTCGCTTCAGCGAACGAGACTATGGTCGGTTCGGTTCGTACTTCGCCACCGAGATCCCAGGTGATAAGCCGCTGGAGTTGAACTACCGAATCTGGCTTCAGCCTGGCGAAATGGACGTGGCAGAGATCAAACAGCTTCGCGATGACTTCGTCGACCCACCTAAAGTGACGGTAGAAGCAGGTTAG
- a CDS encoding polyprenol monophosphomannose synthase, whose translation MSKIADNSEATPRSGLAKGDQHSVKTGRVLVAIATYNEIENLPILVERLVDTLPEADVLVIDDGSPDGTGQWCEEHAKMNARMHCLHRKGKPGLGSAIIAAMQYAIDNNYDVMINLDADLSHPPEKIPEMLEAWKAGAADSTVVIGSRYIQGGGITGWPLKRHFMSRAINLYTRWLLWLPMADCSGSFRAYPVNLLRKITFDSFLSYGYSFFEEVLYHLKEQGATFVEVPFQFVERQYGSSKINMKKAMVAVWTIFRLGLKAWLPF comes from the coding sequence ATGAGCAAAATCGCTGACAATTCAGAAGCGACCCCGCGTAGCGGTTTGGCTAAGGGGGACCAGCACAGCGTGAAGACTGGACGTGTCCTGGTTGCCATCGCTACCTATAACGAGATCGAGAATTTGCCGATTCTCGTTGAGCGACTCGTAGACACTTTGCCCGAGGCCGATGTGCTTGTCATCGATGATGGTTCTCCAGATGGAACCGGGCAGTGGTGCGAAGAACACGCCAAGATGAATGCGCGGATGCATTGTCTTCATCGCAAAGGAAAGCCCGGTCTGGGATCTGCCATCATCGCCGCGATGCAGTACGCCATCGATAACAACTACGACGTGATGATTAATTTGGACGCCGACCTGAGTCATCCACCGGAGAAGATCCCCGAAATGCTGGAAGCATGGAAGGCCGGGGCAGCCGATAGTACGGTCGTCATCGGTTCGCGGTACATCCAAGGTGGCGGTATCACTGGCTGGCCGTTGAAGCGACACTTCATGAGCCGCGCGATCAACTTGTACACGCGGTGGCTCTTGTGGTTGCCCATGGCAGATTGCAGCGGCAGCTTCCGCGCCTATCCGGTGAACCTCCTGCGAAAGATCACCTTCGATTCGTTTCTTAGCTACGGGTACTCGTTCTTCGAAGAGGTGCTCTATCACTTGAAGGAGCAAGGGGCGACATTCGTCGAAGTCCCCTTTCAGTTTGTCGAACGCCAGTACGGTAGCTCGAAGATCAACATGAAGAAAGCTATGGTTGCCGTTTGGACGATATTCCGGCTGGGGCTGAAAGCCTGGCTCCCGTTCTAA